One window of Oreochromis niloticus isolate F11D_XX linkage group LG23, O_niloticus_UMD_NMBU, whole genome shotgun sequence genomic DNA carries:
- the als2b gene encoding alsin isoform X1, whose product METQSKSSGDDGSGGERGLLHSWKGYSYSVTPERLLLPRPVLQVALGSQHGVLLVEGGQVYSFGELPWKQSQVPEPTKPTLESALSGQRVVTVAAGSFHSGAVTEDGGIHMWGENSAGQCGLSGLSTVPNPTPVALQDLDTVTVPPQMAPVLELACGEKHTLALSVQREVWAWGSGCQLGLNAAVFPVWKPQKVEHLAGRYVLQVACGASHSLALVRCLGSYDGHRPHVDKCGRCNELLYTMTDKEDHVIISDSHYCPLGVELTEDDGKLEAPTPTTGLKTSPSEPVLPSYTSKSESLAATTDADPTSDPSQPQASEEGKASLVNGVLQASDSDTSALSGGESDAVAGAKSSPYPDEQAVKDYLKKLSDNTQTDTKASGGLNALLPSPGGLISSTPTSALNNLVASCASAVGERVASTYEALSLKKMMNFYLPSGASRSGGSPGVVDNSAERVRQEDSMQGKKSSSTGDIREEEAEGLRRRLSLPGLLSQGRYAVHLLSSSYGLLLSPRLLRKAGRPKMRAVALTPLGGAVPEDHQVLPTLQTEVWSWGHGEHGQLGHGDNLARLQPLCIKSLNNKEVVRVAAGAHHSLALTAQSQVFSWGSNSSGQLGHMESPSTVPRLAKLSEGIRVWDVSAGERHTLLLADGDCIQPIIYYSGQQVKEGEEEGGNEKALHQQGGGEEEEEEQAGGYTQQPVLLPFCMNLGYVSSVFAGGRRCVALSDRNVMGFIASLHELASAERRFYCKLCNVKSQILRPLLELESLSSALGQVIFGLLQTLASRFGRLCHLTGQHATSLTANLRRGREVKSLLILEHTSIFLDCYHDYCSAVGNFQVMGGFQALTKPSVDLFGKSPELLQKLSECSEENLTTADLLVVLFYLPSRHLHEYSRLLLKLATCFEVVGGRNTSSSACDLKCSTEYQKLQDSCSKFEASVLQLKRKKKEADYTVHFWKIFPGKMTDSLRKPYRRLICESSNKSLTLQNAGRFSVNWFILFNDVLVHAQGVAPCKNLFSTHHIFPLATLWVEPIPEEDTGLYGLKVITPEETLTLLASSPMEKAKWLRSINQAVDKALSGKGQDAASGSSVQKLEPPISRTASYTFYKEGRLKDATYDGRWLSGKPNGRGVLKWPDGRIYTGAFKNGLEDGFGEFVAPNKTLNKNDHYQGYWKDGKMHGLGTYRYASGEVYDGSFQEGVRHGHGMLRSGKLNTSSPSVFIGQWLQDKKTGYGVFDDITKGEKYMGMWQDHQRQGTGVVVTQFGLYYEGAFKDNKMMGTGVLLSEDDTTYEGEFSDDWTLSGKGVLTMANGDYLEGSFNGEWGSGLKVTGSYFKPHLFDTEKDKTQAMKLGRLCVCAEDKWQAVFEECWSQLGCEAPGQGEPEKAWENIAVALTTSRRHILDSPEILSRSHNKTLESLEVIPQHVGPITMERYNAIRLYLIKACDTPLHPLGRLLETLVAVYRMTYVGVGANRRLLHQAVSEIKSYLNRIFLIVRFLFPDLPEEGGLIPEPTTDLQEKNEPDSTDAPPESPKPARVVSSSALLLPVLLPRLYPPLFTLYALDKEREDDVYWECVLRLNKQPDLALLAFLGVQQKFWPVSIRTSLPAPGEKQQVISSTKDACFASAVETLQQISTTFTPSDKLQVIQLTFEEITQEVQALLNQDFLWSMDDLFPVFLYVVLRARIRNLGSEVSLIEDLMDLCVQHGEHGIMFTTLKACYYQIQHEKIT is encoded by the exons ATGGAAACCCAGAGTAAGAG CTCTGGGGACGATGGCAGCGGCGGCGAGCGAGGACTGCTCCACTCTTGGAAGGGCTACTCTTACAGCGTCACCCCAGAGAGGCTGCTCCTCCCCCGGCCGGTCCTCCAGGTTGCTCTGGGTTCGCAGCATGGCGTTCTCCTGGTGGAAG GGGGACAGGTGTACAGCTTCGGCGAGTTGCCGTGGAAGCAGAGTCAAGTGCCAGAGCCAACCAAACCGACCCTGGAGAGCGCGCTCAGTGGGCAGCGGGTGGTCACAGTGGCAGCCGGAAGCTTTCACAGCGGGGCAGTGACGGAGGATGGCGGCATCCACATGTGGGGGGAGAACAGTGCGGGACAGTGTGGCTTGTCGGGCCTCAGCACTGTTCCCAACCCGACTCCCGTCGCGCTGCAGGACTTGGACACTGTCACTGTCCCCCCGCAGATGGCGCCAGTGCTGGAGCTGGCTTGTGGGGAGAAGCACACCCTGGCTCTGTCGGTGCAGCGTGAGGTGTGGGCGTGGGGCAGCGGTTGCCAGCTGGGCCTCAACGCCGCCGTCTTCCCTGTGTGGAAGCCTCAGAAGGTGGAGCACCTGGCGGGTCGGTATGTTTTACAGGTGGCCTGCGGGGCATCTCACAGCCTCGCTCTGGTGCGCTGCCTGGGGTCTTACGATGGCCACCGGCCTCATGTGGACAAATGTGGGAGGTGTAACGAACTGCTCTACACCATGACAGACAAAGAGGACCACGTCATCATCTCTGACAGCCACTACTGCCCGCTTGGCGTGGAGCTGACCGAGGATGACGGCAAGCTGGAGGCTCCCACTCCCACCACAGGTCTCAAAACATCCCCATCAGAGCCTGTCCTCCCTTCCTACACCTCAAAGTCAGAGTCCCTGGCAGCGACTACAGATGCTGACCCCACCTCTGACCCCTCCCAACCTCAGGCCTCTGAGGAAGGGAAAGCATCTTTGGTTAATGGGGTGCTCCAGGCCTCAGACTCAGACACCTCGGCTCTATCTGGAGGTGAGAGTGATGCTGTTGCCGGGGCCAAGAGCTCACCGTATCCAGACGAGCAAGCCGTGAAGGACTACCTGAAGAAGCTGTCCGACAACACGCAGACGGACACAAAGGCGAGCGGAGGGCTGAACGCTCTGCTG CCCTCACCTGGAGGACTGATCTCCTCCACGCCCACCTCGGCACTCAACAACCTGGTTGCCTCCTGCGCCTCTGCAGTGGGCGAGCGGGTGGCCTCCACCTACGAGGCCCTGTCCCTGAAAAAGATGATGAACTTCTACCTCCCCTCAGGGGCCTCGCGGTCAGGAGGATCCCCTGGAGTGGTCGATAACTCTGCTGAGCGTGTCCGCCAGGAGGACTCTATGCAGGGGAAGAAGAGCTCCAGCACAGGGGACATCCGTGAAGAGGAGGCAGAGGGTCTGCGGCGCCGCCTATCACTGCCAGGGCTGCTCTCACAGGGTAGATACGCTGTTCACCTCTTATCCTCCTCCTATGGCCTGTTGC TGTCACCGCGACTGCTAAGGAAAGCCGGTCGTCCCAAAATGCGAGCTGTCGCCCTCACCCCTCTGGGAGGGGCCGTCCCCGAGGACCATCAGGTGCTGCCCACCCTGCAGACAGAGGTGTGGAGCTGGGGCCATGGCGAGCACGGGCAGCTGGGACACGGAGACAACCTGGCCAG ACTGCAGCCGCTCTGCATCAAGAGTCTGAACAACAAGGAGGTGGTGCGGGTGGCGGCCGGCGCTCACCATTCCCTCGCGCTGACGGCTCAGTCTCAG GTGTTTTCATGGGGCAGTAACAGCTCCGGTCAGCTGGGACACATGGAGTCACCGAGCACCGTCCCCCGCCTCGCCAAG CTGTCAGAGGGGATCCGAGTGTGGGACGTGAGCGCGGGAGAGAGGCACACCCTGCTGCTCGcagatggagactgcatccagCCCATCATTTACTACAGCGGGCAGCAGGTGAAGGAGggtgaggaggaggggggtaATGAGAAGGCGCTCCATCAgcagggaggaggagaggaggaagaggaggagcaggCGGGGGGCTACACCCAGCAGCCTGTTTTGCTGCCCTTCTGCATGAAT CTTGGTTATGTGAGCAGTGTGTTCGCGGGTGGGCGGCGGTGCGTGGCGCTCTCTGACAGGAATGTGATGGGCTTCATCGCCAGCCTCCACGAGCTCGCGTCAGCTGAGAGGAGGTTTTACTGCAAGCTGTGTAATGTCAAGTCTCAGATCTTACGCCCCCTGCTGGAGCTGG AGTCTCTGAGCTCGGCCCTCGGGCAGGTCATCTTCGGCCTCCTGCAGACGCTGGCGAGCAGGTTTGGCCGGCTGTGTCACCTGACTGGGCAGCACGCCACCAGCCTCACTGCCAACCTGCGGCGTGGTCGTGAGGTCAAAAGCCTTCTCATCCTGGAGCACACCAGTATTTTCCTCGACTGTTACCATGA TTACTGCAGCGCCGTCGGAAACTTCCAGGTGATGGGAGGCTTCCAGGCTCTGACCAAACCATCCGT AGACTTGTTTGGGAAAAGTCCGGAGCTGCTCCAGAAGCTGTCAGAGTGCAGCGAGGAGAACCTCACCACGGCCGACCTCCTGGTGGTGCTCTTCTACCTCCCTTCACGCCACCTTCACGAATACAGCCGGCTGCTGCTCAAACTGGCCACCTGCTTCGAAGTGGTAGGTGGAAGAAACACGAGCAGCAGCGCATGTGACCTCAAA tgttccACTGAGTACCAGAAGCTTCAGGACAGCTGCTCTAAGTTTGAAGCTTCAGTCCTGCAACTGAAGCGAAAAAAGAAAGAGGCCGACTACACCGTTCACTTCTGGAAGATCTTTCCTGGAAAAATGACG GACTCTCTGCGGAAGCCTTACCGGCGGCTGATCTGCGAGAGCAGCAACAAAAGTCTGACCCTACAGAATGCCGGCAGGTTCTCCGTCAACTGGTTCATCCTGTTCAACGATGTTTTGGTCCACGCACAG GGCGTGGCGCCTTGTAAAAATCTT TTCTCCACCCATCACATCTTCCCTTTGGCCACGCTGTGGGTGGAGCCGATCCCAGAGGAGGACACGGGCCT GTATGGGTTAAAGGTGATCACTCCTGAGGAGACGCTCACCCTGCTCGCCTCGTCTCCCATGGAGAAG GCCAAGTGGCTTCGCTCCATCAACCAGGCGGTGGACAAGGCCCTGAGCGGAAAGGGACAGGACGCGGCGTCAGGCAGCTCGGTGCAGAAGTTGGAGCCTCCCATCTCCAGAACGGCTTCGTACACGTTTTATAAGGAGGGGCGACTGAAGGATGCGACATATGATGGTCGCTGGCTGTCTGGAAAGCCCAATGGCAG agGTGTTTTGAAATGGCCTGATGGGAGAATATATACTGGGGCATTCAAGAATGGACTAGAAGATGG CTTTGGTGAGTTTGTGGCCCCCAATAAGACGCTGAACAAGAACGACCACTATCAAGGTTACTGGAAGGATGGCAAGATGCACGGCCTGGGCACATACAG GTATGCCAGCGGTGAAGTTTATGACGGGTCCTTTCAGGAGGGCGTGCGGCACGGTCACGGCATGCTGCGCAGTGGCAAGCTGAATACCTCGTCCCCCAGCGTCTTCATTGGCCAGTGGCTGCAGGACAAGAAGACCGGCTATGGAGTGTTTGACGATATCACCAA AGGAGAGAAGTACATGGGCATGTGGCAGGACCATCAGCGGCAGGGCACCGGAGTGGTGGTCACCCAGTTTGGCCTGTACTATGAAGGAGCTTTTAAAGACAACAAGATGATG GGCACCGGTGTCCTTCTGTCAGAGGACGACACGACGTACGAGGGCGAATTCTCAGATGACTGGACCCTCAGTGGAAAG GGCGTGCTGACCATGGCCAATGGTGACTACCTGGAGGGCTCCTTCAATGGCGAATGGGGCTCTGGTCTCAAAGTGACGGGCTCCTACTTTAAACCACACCTGTTCGACACCGAGAAGGACAAGACCCAAGCCAT GAAGCTGGgtcgtctgtgtgtgtgcgccgaGGATAAGTGGCAGGCGGTTTTTGAGGAGTGTTGGAGTCAGCTGGGATGTGAGGCTCCAGGCCAAGGGGAGCCCGAAAAGGCCTGGGAGAACATTGCTGTGGCCCTCACCACCAGCCGGcgacacatcctggacag TCCAGAGATTTTGTCTCGATCTCACAACAAAACGCTGGAGAGTCTGGAAGTCATCCCACAGCACGTAGGGCCGATCACCATGGAGAGATACAACGCCATCCGCCTCTACCTAATCAAG GCGTGTGACACTCCGCTGCACCCTCTGGGTCGGCTGCTGGAGACCCTGGTGGCGGTCTACAGGATGACCTACGTGGGTGTCGGCGCCAACCGTCGGCTCCTGCATCAGGCCGTCAGCGAGATTAAGTCTTACCTCAACCGCATCTTCCTGATTGTCAG ATTTCTATTCCCAGACCTGCCAGAAGAGGGCGGTCTAATCCCAGAGCCGACCACCGACCTGCAGGAGAAGAATGAGCCCGATTCCACTGATGCCCCGCCGGAGTCGCCCAAACCTGC ccGCGTGGTGAGCAGCTCGGctctgctgcttcctgtcctTCTGCCCCGTCTCTACCCACCGCTCTTCACCCTCTATGCCCTGGACAAGGAGAGAGAGGACGACGTGTACTGGGAGTGCGTCCTGCGTCTCAACAAGCAGCCCGACCTCGCCCTGCTCGCCTTCCTGGGCGTCCAGCA AAAGTTTTGGCCCGTTTCCATCCGGACATCTTTGCCTGCGCCGGGCGAGAAGCAACAG GTCATCTCCAGCACCAAAGACGCCTGCTTTGCTTCTGCAGTGGAAACACTACAGCAGATCAG CACAACTTTCACGCCATCAGACAAGCTGCAGGTGATCCAGCTAACTTTTGAGGAGATCACACAGGAAGTCCAGGCGCTTCTGAACCAGGACTTCCTGTGGTCCATGGACGACCTCTTCCCCGTCTTCCTCTATGTGGTACTACGAGCGCG TATCAGGAACCTCGGTTCTGAGGTCAGTCTGATCGAAGACCTGATGGACCTCTGCGTCCAGCACGGAGAACACGGCATCATGTTCACCACCCTCAAG GCCTGCTACTACCAGATCCAGCATGAGAAGATCACTTAA
- the als2b gene encoding alsin isoform X2, with protein METQSKSSGDDGSGGERGLLHSWKGYSYSVTPERLLLPRPVLQVALGSQHGVLLVEGGQVYSFGELPWKQSQVPEPTKPTLESALSGQRVVTVAAGSFHSGAVTEDGGIHMWGENSAGQCGLSGLSTVPNPTPVALQDLDTVTVPPQMAPVLELACGEKHTLALSVQREVWAWGSGCQLGLNAAVFPVWKPQKVEHLAGRYVLQVACGASHSLALVRCLGSYDGHRPHVDKCGRCNELLYTMTDKEDHVIISDSHYCPLGVELTEDDGKLEAPTPTTGLKTSPSEPVLPSYTSKSESLAATTDADPTSDPSQPQASEEGKASLVNGVLQASDSDTSALSGGESDAVAGAKSSPYPDEQAVKDYLKKLSDNTQTDTKASGGLNALLPSPGGLISSTPTSALNNLVASCASAVGERVASTYEALSLKKMMNFYLPSGASRSGGSPGVVDNSAERVRQEDSMQGKKSSSTGDIREEEAEGLRRRLSLPGLLSQGRYAVHLLSSSYGLLLSPRLLRKAGRPKMRAVALTPLGGAVPEDHQVLPTLQTEVWSWGHGEHGQLGHGDNLARLQPLCIKSLNNKEVVRVAAGAHHSLALTAQSQVFSWGSNSSGQLGHMESPSTVPRLAKLSEGIRVWDVSAGERHTLLLADGDCIQPIIYYSGQQVKEGEEEGGNEKALHQQGGGEEEEEEQAGGYTQQPVLLPFCMNLGYVSSVFAGGRRCVALSDRNVMGFIASLHELASAERRFYCKLCNVKSQILRPLLELESLSSALGQVIFGLLQTLASRFGRLCHLTGQHATSLTANLRRGREVKSLLILEHTSIFLDCYHDYCSAVGNFQVMGGFQALTKPSVDLFGKSPELLQKLSECSEENLTTADLLVVLFYLPSRHLHEYSRLLLKLATCFEVVGGRNTSSSACDLKCSTEYQKLQDSCSKFEASVLQLKRKKKEADYTVHFWKIFPGKMTDSLRKPYRRLICESSNKSLTLQNAGRFSVNWFILFNDVLVHAQFSTHHIFPLATLWVEPIPEEDTGLYGLKVITPEETLTLLASSPMEKAKWLRSINQAVDKALSGKGQDAASGSSVQKLEPPISRTASYTFYKEGRLKDATYDGRWLSGKPNGRGVLKWPDGRIYTGAFKNGLEDGFGEFVAPNKTLNKNDHYQGYWKDGKMHGLGTYRYASGEVYDGSFQEGVRHGHGMLRSGKLNTSSPSVFIGQWLQDKKTGYGVFDDITKGEKYMGMWQDHQRQGTGVVVTQFGLYYEGAFKDNKMMGTGVLLSEDDTTYEGEFSDDWTLSGKGVLTMANGDYLEGSFNGEWGSGLKVTGSYFKPHLFDTEKDKTQAMKLGRLCVCAEDKWQAVFEECWSQLGCEAPGQGEPEKAWENIAVALTTSRRHILDSPEILSRSHNKTLESLEVIPQHVGPITMERYNAIRLYLIKACDTPLHPLGRLLETLVAVYRMTYVGVGANRRLLHQAVSEIKSYLNRIFLIVRFLFPDLPEEGGLIPEPTTDLQEKNEPDSTDAPPESPKPARVVSSSALLLPVLLPRLYPPLFTLYALDKEREDDVYWECVLRLNKQPDLALLAFLGVQQKFWPVSIRTSLPAPGEKQQVISSTKDACFASAVETLQQISTTFTPSDKLQVIQLTFEEITQEVQALLNQDFLWSMDDLFPVFLYVVLRARIRNLGSEVSLIEDLMDLCVQHGEHGIMFTTLKACYYQIQHEKIT; from the exons ATGGAAACCCAGAGTAAGAG CTCTGGGGACGATGGCAGCGGCGGCGAGCGAGGACTGCTCCACTCTTGGAAGGGCTACTCTTACAGCGTCACCCCAGAGAGGCTGCTCCTCCCCCGGCCGGTCCTCCAGGTTGCTCTGGGTTCGCAGCATGGCGTTCTCCTGGTGGAAG GGGGACAGGTGTACAGCTTCGGCGAGTTGCCGTGGAAGCAGAGTCAAGTGCCAGAGCCAACCAAACCGACCCTGGAGAGCGCGCTCAGTGGGCAGCGGGTGGTCACAGTGGCAGCCGGAAGCTTTCACAGCGGGGCAGTGACGGAGGATGGCGGCATCCACATGTGGGGGGAGAACAGTGCGGGACAGTGTGGCTTGTCGGGCCTCAGCACTGTTCCCAACCCGACTCCCGTCGCGCTGCAGGACTTGGACACTGTCACTGTCCCCCCGCAGATGGCGCCAGTGCTGGAGCTGGCTTGTGGGGAGAAGCACACCCTGGCTCTGTCGGTGCAGCGTGAGGTGTGGGCGTGGGGCAGCGGTTGCCAGCTGGGCCTCAACGCCGCCGTCTTCCCTGTGTGGAAGCCTCAGAAGGTGGAGCACCTGGCGGGTCGGTATGTTTTACAGGTGGCCTGCGGGGCATCTCACAGCCTCGCTCTGGTGCGCTGCCTGGGGTCTTACGATGGCCACCGGCCTCATGTGGACAAATGTGGGAGGTGTAACGAACTGCTCTACACCATGACAGACAAAGAGGACCACGTCATCATCTCTGACAGCCACTACTGCCCGCTTGGCGTGGAGCTGACCGAGGATGACGGCAAGCTGGAGGCTCCCACTCCCACCACAGGTCTCAAAACATCCCCATCAGAGCCTGTCCTCCCTTCCTACACCTCAAAGTCAGAGTCCCTGGCAGCGACTACAGATGCTGACCCCACCTCTGACCCCTCCCAACCTCAGGCCTCTGAGGAAGGGAAAGCATCTTTGGTTAATGGGGTGCTCCAGGCCTCAGACTCAGACACCTCGGCTCTATCTGGAGGTGAGAGTGATGCTGTTGCCGGGGCCAAGAGCTCACCGTATCCAGACGAGCAAGCCGTGAAGGACTACCTGAAGAAGCTGTCCGACAACACGCAGACGGACACAAAGGCGAGCGGAGGGCTGAACGCTCTGCTG CCCTCACCTGGAGGACTGATCTCCTCCACGCCCACCTCGGCACTCAACAACCTGGTTGCCTCCTGCGCCTCTGCAGTGGGCGAGCGGGTGGCCTCCACCTACGAGGCCCTGTCCCTGAAAAAGATGATGAACTTCTACCTCCCCTCAGGGGCCTCGCGGTCAGGAGGATCCCCTGGAGTGGTCGATAACTCTGCTGAGCGTGTCCGCCAGGAGGACTCTATGCAGGGGAAGAAGAGCTCCAGCACAGGGGACATCCGTGAAGAGGAGGCAGAGGGTCTGCGGCGCCGCCTATCACTGCCAGGGCTGCTCTCACAGGGTAGATACGCTGTTCACCTCTTATCCTCCTCCTATGGCCTGTTGC TGTCACCGCGACTGCTAAGGAAAGCCGGTCGTCCCAAAATGCGAGCTGTCGCCCTCACCCCTCTGGGAGGGGCCGTCCCCGAGGACCATCAGGTGCTGCCCACCCTGCAGACAGAGGTGTGGAGCTGGGGCCATGGCGAGCACGGGCAGCTGGGACACGGAGACAACCTGGCCAG ACTGCAGCCGCTCTGCATCAAGAGTCTGAACAACAAGGAGGTGGTGCGGGTGGCGGCCGGCGCTCACCATTCCCTCGCGCTGACGGCTCAGTCTCAG GTGTTTTCATGGGGCAGTAACAGCTCCGGTCAGCTGGGACACATGGAGTCACCGAGCACCGTCCCCCGCCTCGCCAAG CTGTCAGAGGGGATCCGAGTGTGGGACGTGAGCGCGGGAGAGAGGCACACCCTGCTGCTCGcagatggagactgcatccagCCCATCATTTACTACAGCGGGCAGCAGGTGAAGGAGggtgaggaggaggggggtaATGAGAAGGCGCTCCATCAgcagggaggaggagaggaggaagaggaggagcaggCGGGGGGCTACACCCAGCAGCCTGTTTTGCTGCCCTTCTGCATGAAT CTTGGTTATGTGAGCAGTGTGTTCGCGGGTGGGCGGCGGTGCGTGGCGCTCTCTGACAGGAATGTGATGGGCTTCATCGCCAGCCTCCACGAGCTCGCGTCAGCTGAGAGGAGGTTTTACTGCAAGCTGTGTAATGTCAAGTCTCAGATCTTACGCCCCCTGCTGGAGCTGG AGTCTCTGAGCTCGGCCCTCGGGCAGGTCATCTTCGGCCTCCTGCAGACGCTGGCGAGCAGGTTTGGCCGGCTGTGTCACCTGACTGGGCAGCACGCCACCAGCCTCACTGCCAACCTGCGGCGTGGTCGTGAGGTCAAAAGCCTTCTCATCCTGGAGCACACCAGTATTTTCCTCGACTGTTACCATGA TTACTGCAGCGCCGTCGGAAACTTCCAGGTGATGGGAGGCTTCCAGGCTCTGACCAAACCATCCGT AGACTTGTTTGGGAAAAGTCCGGAGCTGCTCCAGAAGCTGTCAGAGTGCAGCGAGGAGAACCTCACCACGGCCGACCTCCTGGTGGTGCTCTTCTACCTCCCTTCACGCCACCTTCACGAATACAGCCGGCTGCTGCTCAAACTGGCCACCTGCTTCGAAGTGGTAGGTGGAAGAAACACGAGCAGCAGCGCATGTGACCTCAAA tgttccACTGAGTACCAGAAGCTTCAGGACAGCTGCTCTAAGTTTGAAGCTTCAGTCCTGCAACTGAAGCGAAAAAAGAAAGAGGCCGACTACACCGTTCACTTCTGGAAGATCTTTCCTGGAAAAATGACG GACTCTCTGCGGAAGCCTTACCGGCGGCTGATCTGCGAGAGCAGCAACAAAAGTCTGACCCTACAGAATGCCGGCAGGTTCTCCGTCAACTGGTTCATCCTGTTCAACGATGTTTTGGTCCACGCACAG TTCTCCACCCATCACATCTTCCCTTTGGCCACGCTGTGGGTGGAGCCGATCCCAGAGGAGGACACGGGCCT GTATGGGTTAAAGGTGATCACTCCTGAGGAGACGCTCACCCTGCTCGCCTCGTCTCCCATGGAGAAG GCCAAGTGGCTTCGCTCCATCAACCAGGCGGTGGACAAGGCCCTGAGCGGAAAGGGACAGGACGCGGCGTCAGGCAGCTCGGTGCAGAAGTTGGAGCCTCCCATCTCCAGAACGGCTTCGTACACGTTTTATAAGGAGGGGCGACTGAAGGATGCGACATATGATGGTCGCTGGCTGTCTGGAAAGCCCAATGGCAG agGTGTTTTGAAATGGCCTGATGGGAGAATATATACTGGGGCATTCAAGAATGGACTAGAAGATGG CTTTGGTGAGTTTGTGGCCCCCAATAAGACGCTGAACAAGAACGACCACTATCAAGGTTACTGGAAGGATGGCAAGATGCACGGCCTGGGCACATACAG GTATGCCAGCGGTGAAGTTTATGACGGGTCCTTTCAGGAGGGCGTGCGGCACGGTCACGGCATGCTGCGCAGTGGCAAGCTGAATACCTCGTCCCCCAGCGTCTTCATTGGCCAGTGGCTGCAGGACAAGAAGACCGGCTATGGAGTGTTTGACGATATCACCAA AGGAGAGAAGTACATGGGCATGTGGCAGGACCATCAGCGGCAGGGCACCGGAGTGGTGGTCACCCAGTTTGGCCTGTACTATGAAGGAGCTTTTAAAGACAACAAGATGATG GGCACCGGTGTCCTTCTGTCAGAGGACGACACGACGTACGAGGGCGAATTCTCAGATGACTGGACCCTCAGTGGAAAG GGCGTGCTGACCATGGCCAATGGTGACTACCTGGAGGGCTCCTTCAATGGCGAATGGGGCTCTGGTCTCAAAGTGACGGGCTCCTACTTTAAACCACACCTGTTCGACACCGAGAAGGACAAGACCCAAGCCAT GAAGCTGGgtcgtctgtgtgtgtgcgccgaGGATAAGTGGCAGGCGGTTTTTGAGGAGTGTTGGAGTCAGCTGGGATGTGAGGCTCCAGGCCAAGGGGAGCCCGAAAAGGCCTGGGAGAACATTGCTGTGGCCCTCACCACCAGCCGGcgacacatcctggacag TCCAGAGATTTTGTCTCGATCTCACAACAAAACGCTGGAGAGTCTGGAAGTCATCCCACAGCACGTAGGGCCGATCACCATGGAGAGATACAACGCCATCCGCCTCTACCTAATCAAG GCGTGTGACACTCCGCTGCACCCTCTGGGTCGGCTGCTGGAGACCCTGGTGGCGGTCTACAGGATGACCTACGTGGGTGTCGGCGCCAACCGTCGGCTCCTGCATCAGGCCGTCAGCGAGATTAAGTCTTACCTCAACCGCATCTTCCTGATTGTCAG ATTTCTATTCCCAGACCTGCCAGAAGAGGGCGGTCTAATCCCAGAGCCGACCACCGACCTGCAGGAGAAGAATGAGCCCGATTCCACTGATGCCCCGCCGGAGTCGCCCAAACCTGC ccGCGTGGTGAGCAGCTCGGctctgctgcttcctgtcctTCTGCCCCGTCTCTACCCACCGCTCTTCACCCTCTATGCCCTGGACAAGGAGAGAGAGGACGACGTGTACTGGGAGTGCGTCCTGCGTCTCAACAAGCAGCCCGACCTCGCCCTGCTCGCCTTCCTGGGCGTCCAGCA AAAGTTTTGGCCCGTTTCCATCCGGACATCTTTGCCTGCGCCGGGCGAGAAGCAACAG GTCATCTCCAGCACCAAAGACGCCTGCTTTGCTTCTGCAGTGGAAACACTACAGCAGATCAG CACAACTTTCACGCCATCAGACAAGCTGCAGGTGATCCAGCTAACTTTTGAGGAGATCACACAGGAAGTCCAGGCGCTTCTGAACCAGGACTTCCTGTGGTCCATGGACGACCTCTTCCCCGTCTTCCTCTATGTGGTACTACGAGCGCG TATCAGGAACCTCGGTTCTGAGGTCAGTCTGATCGAAGACCTGATGGACCTCTGCGTCCAGCACGGAGAACACGGCATCATGTTCACCACCCTCAAG GCCTGCTACTACCAGATCCAGCATGAGAAGATCACTTAA